The uncultured Carboxylicivirga sp. genomic interval GTCCTTTTCGGGTTTTATGTTTCAACAACACCCTTCTGCATTTTTGTGCGCCACCTGGCAAAAAATCAAAATCGCTAAACACGTTGGTTTCATCATAAACCACCTCAGAGTACTCCAATATATTGCAATAAACCTCTTTTGCTTTATCAATATCCGAAACCCCAATTACAACACCAGCAACTCCTCCCGTCACCGACTTTTGCTTCATAAAATAATCCGACTCCTCAACTACTTCAAATATATTATTATGCGGATCTTTTAAATAATAATGTTGGTTTCCCTGTGGATCAGTCAATAATTCACTCATTGAATCGATATCCAAACTTTTATGATATGCAAAAGATCGTTTTATATCTCTTGATTTCATCTTACATATATATATACCAGTATCGCCCAACTGAACATCAAATACAGGAGCCTTAGGTTCTATACTTGTGTGTTGCCATATTTCAAAGCCTCCTCCGCCTTCCATATTTAAGGCAAGAGCAGCATATCTATCACAATGTTTACCATCAGTATAATGCACCATCAGTTTTGCAGTGGCTGTATCTTCGAAAAGATTAATATCCATTCCAAATACTTTTCTATACCATCTCCAGGCATGCTTGGCATCAATCAACCCAATACCAACCTGCTGAATTCCAACAATTAATTTATTTTCCATCCTACTAGTTTTTTATTTTTGATACAATGCGGTGGTATAGAAAAGGTAGCCATCTTCTGATGTATACCATAAGTAATTCTGTTCCCCCTACCAATGCTTCTTTTTTGCGCTTTCGAATAGCTTTAACAATTCTTCGGGCACATTTATCAGCATCCATACCATTAGCCTGGCCCGCATCTAGTTGATTATATGATGTACCATTCTCAGTTAAGGCATTTAACGAAACATTGGTATTAATTCGCCCTGGTGAAATAATAGTAACATCAATATTCGAATCATTTAACTCGGCTCTTAACGACTCGAAATACCCTTGTACCGCATGTTTAGCCGCCGAGTAAGTCGTACGCATGGTAAAACCAAATTTACCTGAGATACTACTTATAA includes:
- a CDS encoding VOC family protein, whose product is MENKLIVGIQQVGIGLIDAKHAWRWYRKVFGMDINLFEDTATAKLMVHYTDGKHCDRYAALALNMEGGGGFEIWQHTSIEPKAPVFDVQLGDTGIYICKMKSRDIKRSFAYHKSLDIDSMSELLTDPQGNQHYYLKDPHNNIFEVVEESDYFMKQKSVTGGVAGVVIGVSDIDKAKEVYCNILEYSEVVYDETNVFSDFDFLPGGAQKCRRVLLKHKTRKGPFSRLLGPTQIELVQTLEREPRKIFENRIWGELGYIHLCFDVVGMNLLQQECEKLGYPFTVNSANSFDMGSAAGHFTYISDPDGTPIEFVETHKLPIIEKVGWYLDLQKRDPEKPLPNWILKSLRFSRVTD